A genomic stretch from Thermomonospora umbrina includes:
- a CDS encoding FIST signal transduction protein produces the protein MVRFADGLALGPDLTSAAESAVQQALGPLTSPADLLCVFVASEDPDAVEEAARRATRVAASAGVGIVVGCNGSGVIGGNRGVEEASAVSAWAGSLPEARLEAFRLETLRTDDRLVVVGMPEGRDDDVVGMMLADPYSFPVDAFVERSGEALPGLPLVGGLAGGQGPGLTRLFLDDEIFTDGAVGVVLGGPVTAATVVSQGARPIGPDMVVTKADENVLYELAGTPALEKLEQIVLTLPEEEQEMAAHGLLIGVAMDEYAEEHEHGDFLVRGVVGADTDTGAIAIGDVVEVGRTVRFQVRDAGAADEDLAELLDRFDLTPVEGALLFSCNGRGRAMFPNSDHDVRLLRRTFGQAGVGGFFAAGEIGPVSGRNHVHGFTASILAFGPAARA, from the coding sequence ATGGTTCGCTTCGCTGACGGCCTGGCCCTCGGACCCGATCTGACCAGCGCCGCGGAGTCGGCGGTCCAGCAGGCGCTGGGCCCCCTCACCTCGCCCGCCGACCTGCTGTGCGTGTTCGTCGCCTCGGAGGACCCCGACGCCGTCGAGGAGGCCGCCCGCCGGGCGACGCGCGTCGCCGCCTCCGCGGGCGTGGGCATCGTGGTCGGCTGCAACGGCAGCGGCGTCATCGGCGGCAACCGGGGGGTGGAGGAGGCCAGCGCGGTGAGCGCCTGGGCGGGGTCGCTCCCGGAGGCGCGCCTGGAGGCGTTCCGGCTGGAGACCCTCCGCACCGACGACCGGCTGGTCGTCGTCGGGATGCCGGAGGGCCGCGACGACGACGTGGTCGGCATGATGCTGGCCGACCCCTACAGCTTTCCCGTGGACGCGTTCGTCGAGCGTTCCGGGGAGGCGCTGCCCGGGCTGCCGCTGGTCGGGGGGCTCGCCGGCGGGCAGGGCCCGGGGCTGACCCGGCTGTTCCTCGACGACGAGATCTTCACCGACGGCGCGGTCGGCGTCGTGCTCGGGGGCCCCGTCACGGCGGCCACCGTGGTCAGCCAGGGCGCCCGTCCGATCGGCCCCGACATGGTGGTCACCAAGGCCGACGAGAACGTCCTGTACGAGCTGGCTGGGACACCAGCGCTTGAGAAGCTGGAGCAGATCGTGCTGACCCTGCCCGAGGAGGAGCAGGAGATGGCCGCCCACGGGCTGCTCATCGGCGTCGCCATGGACGAGTACGCCGAGGAGCACGAGCACGGCGACTTCCTGGTGCGCGGGGTGGTCGGCGCCGACACCGACACGGGCGCGATCGCCATCGGCGACGTGGTCGAGGTCGGCCGCACCGTCCGCTTCCAGGTCCGTGACGCCGGTGCCGCCGACGAGGACCTGGCCGAGCTGCTCGACCGTTTCGATCTGACGCCGGTGGAGGGCGCGCTGCTCTTCTCCTGCAACGGGCGGGGGCGGGCCATGTTCCCCAACTCCGACCACGACGTGCGGCTGCTGCGCCGCACGTTCGGTCAGGCCGGCGTCGGCGGCTTCTTCGCCGCCGGGGAGATCGGCCCCGTCTCCGGCCGCAACCACGTGCACGGCTTCACCGCCTCCATCCTCGCCTTCGGCCCGGCGGCCCG